The genomic interval TTCGACGACGAGGAGATCGAACGCCCGCATGTCGCCGTCGTGCACACCGGCGGCGAGATGAGCCCGTGCAACCTCAACCTGGCCGTCCAGGCGCAACACGCCAAGACCGGCGTCTATGCCGGCGGAGGTGCGCCGCACGAATGCCCGGTCGTGTCGGTTTCCGACGGCCTGTCCATGGCCCATTCCGGCATGCGCTTCTCGCTGATCTCGCGCGAACTCATCGCCGACAGCGTCGAGGCGACGGTGCGCGGCCACCAGTTCGACGGCATCTTCGGCATCGGCGGCTGCGACAAGAACCTCCCGGGCCTGATGATGGGGGCGGTGCGCTGCAACGTGCCGGCCGTGGTCATGCACGGCGGTGCCACCATTCCCGGTCGGCTCGACGGCAAGGACAGGAACGTCGTCGACACCTACGAGGCCATCGGCGGCGTGCTTGCCGGCACGGTCGAGCGCGCCGAACTCGACGCGCTCAGCCACGCCTGTCTGCCGACCGCCGGCTCGTGCCCCGGCCAGTTCACCGCCAATACCATGGGCATGGTCGCCGAGGCGCTCGGCCTCGCCCCGATCGGCAGCGCCATGATGCCCGCCGTCTACTCGCAGCGGGCGGCCGTCGCGCGCCGCGCCGGCAAGGCTCTGGTCGCGGCGATCGAACGCGACTGGCCGCGCGCGCGCGACATCGTCACCCTGACAGCGCTCGAAAACGCCTGCGCCCTGGTCGCCGCCACCGGCGGCTCGACCAACGCCGCCCTGCATCTGCCGGCGATCGCCAACGAGGCCGGCATCGCCTTCGGCCTGCCGGAGATCGAGACGATCTTCGCTCGCACGCCTCTGATCGCCAACCTGCAGCCCGGCGGCCGCTATCTGGCACGTGACCTCGACGCCATCGGCGGCACGGGCATCATCATCCGCGAACTGATCGCCGGCGGATTCATAGACGGCGATGCGCTCACCTACACCGGCCGCAGCCTGGCCGAGGAGACAGCCGGCGCACCTGCCCCCGATGGCGAGATCGTCAGACCCTGCAGCGACCCGATCTCGCCGACCGGCGGCCTGATCGTGCTGCGCGGCAACCTGTGTCCCGACGGCGCCGTGCTCAAGGTCGCCGGCCTCAAGACCCTGGTGCATCGGGGCAAGGCGCGCGTCTTCGACGGCGAGGAGGCCTGCCAGACCGCGGTGCAGAACCGCCGCTACGAGGAAGGCGACGTGATCGTCATCCGCAACGAGGGACCGAAGGGCGGTCCCGGCATGCGCGAGATGCTCGGCATCACCGCCCTGCTCTACGGCCAGGGCATGGGCGAGAAGGTCGCCTTGCTGACCGACGGCCGCTTCTCCGGCGCGACCCGGGGCCTGTGCATCGGCTATGCCGGACCGGAGGCCGCCGCCGGCGGCCCGCTCGCCCTTCTGAAGGACGGCGACATCGTCGCCATCGACGCGCGTCCCGGCCACGCGACCATACAGGTCGAACTGACCGACGAGGAACTTCGCGCCCGCGCCGCCGCCTCCCCGTCAACCTGGAGCGCGCCGAAGGGCGGCCTGCTCGAGAAATACGCCGCTTGCGTGGGTCCGGCTTGGCGCGGCGCCGTGACTCATTCCGGCAACGTCGACTGGCCGCGCGACGAAGAGCCGACCCTCTGAACCGCCGCAGCCGGCCGGACCTCGCCCTGCCGACCGGGCTTTTCCGGCCGGCGGATCCGTGCGAAAGCTCCGCCACCCGGTCCGATCCAGCCTGAAAGGCCGTCCGCCATGCTGTTGTCCCTCGAGCACATGCGCCGTCGCGCCAGGCGCCGCATTCCCCGCGTCGCCTTCGACTATCTCGACGGCGGCGCCGGAGACGAGGCCGGCGTGCGCGAGAACCGCGCCGCCTTCGACCGGCTTCGTTTCCTGCCGCGCGCGCTGCGCAACGTCGATGCCGTCGATCCCTCGGCGACCCTGTTCGGCCGCCGCTGGGCGCTGCCCTTCGGCATCGCGCCGATCGGGCTCGGCAATCTCGTCTGGCCGGGCGCAGACGCCATGGTGTGTCGCGCCGCGCGCGACGCCGGCCTTCCCTACACGCTGTCGACCGCCGGCACGACCGCGATCGAGACCATCCGCGGACTGGCTCCGGAGACGTCCTGGTTCCAGCTCTACGTCGCGCGCGAGCAGACCATCGCCGAGGACCTGATCGCGCGCGCGGAAGGCTGCGAGGTGCTGTTCGTGACCGTCGACGTGCCGGCGCCGGCGCGCCGCCCGCGCGACATCGCCAACGGTCTCAGCCTGCCGCTGAAGCCGTCGCTGCGCATGGCCGCCGACATCGCCTGCCATCCCCGCTGGACCGCCGCCATGCTGCGGGCGGGCCAGCCGCGCTTCGCCAACATCGAGCGCTATGCGCCGGGAGCGACCAACGCCCAGGCGCTCGCCGCCTTCATGGCCAGCCAGAGTTCCGGGCGTGTCGACTGGGCCTATCTCGACTGGCTGCGCGGGCGCTGGCTTGGCCGACTGGTCGTCAAGGGCCTGCTGGCGCCGGAGGATGTCTGCCGCGCCCGCGACGCCGGCGCCGACGCGGTCGTCGTCTCCAACCACGGCGGCCGGCAACTGGAGGCCAGCGTCGCCTCACTGACCATGCTGCCGGAGATCCGCCGTGCCGTCGGTCCCGACTTCCCGCTGCTGCTCGACAGCGGCGTGCGCTCGGGCGCCGACGTGGTCAAGGCGCTCGTCGCCGGCGCCGATTTCGTGCTGATCGGCCGTGCCGCCATGTATGCGGTCGCCGCCGCCGGCGAGGCCGGGGTACGCGACCTCGTCCGCCTGTTCGAGGCCGAGATCCGCAGCGTCATGGCCCAGCTCGGCGTCACGCGCACCCAGGACCTCGACGCCGGCCTCGCCTATTCGGACTTTGGCGCCGTCTCCAGCAGCCGTCCGTAGCCGGGCGCTTCGCCACCGTGACCGATCAGCCGCGCGGCGGCCCAGGCCCCGGCGACCGCGCTGGAGATCACCGGCACGCCGAGCCTGTCCTCAAGCGGCAGGGTCACCGACAGCGTCTGCAGCCCTCCGCAGGAGACCAGCAGGGCGTCGGCCTCCGGCGCCGCGACAAAGGCCCGCGTGCCAAGACCGATCAGGTCGTCGTCGCCGATCGCCAGCACGTCGCCGACGGCGCTGATCTGCAGGCTGTCGAGGCCGAGTACCTCGAAGCCGTGATGCAGCAGAAACGCCGTCAGCCGGTCGTTGACCTCGTCGACATAGGCGGTCGCCACCGCAAGACGCCGCGCCCCGACGGCGCGCAGCGCCTCGACGACCGCGCAGCTCATCGTGGTGACGGGAAGACCGGTCGCCGACGCCATGCGCTCGACCAGCGCGTCGTTGAACGCCGCGCCGCGGTAGAAGCTCAGCGATGTGCCCATCAGCGCGACTGCCGCCGCGCCTTCTGCGGCCAGCGCGCGGGCGGCCGCCTCGACCCTGTCGATGACGTCGTCGTAGCCGTCGCGGGTCATCGTCGCCAGCGCCAGGCCCCTGGCGGCAAAGCGCAGCGCATCGCCGTAGAGCGCCGGCGGCTCGGGCGGCACCAGGCCTGTCGCAGGCGGCACGATCAGGCCGACCAGCGGCCGGCCGTCGCCCGGCCGGGAGGTCATTGTGCCATCTGCTGCGGCAGGTAGAGCACCAGCCAGGGCAGCAGCACGATCAGCGCGAGGCGAATGAAGTCGGCGGCGATGAACGGCAGGATACCCTTGTAGATCTCCGTCGTCTTGACGTTGTGCAGCACCGTGCGGATGACAAAGATGTTCATGCCGATCGGCGGCGTGATCAGGCTGATCTCGACCACCACGACGACGAGGATGCCGAACCAGATCGGGTCGAAGCCGAGGCCGACGACCAGCGGGAAGAACACCGGCACTGTCAGCAGGATCATCGCCAGCGAATCGAACACCGCCCCGAGCACCAGGTAAAACACGATCAGGAGCAGGATCACGCCCATCGGCGACAGACCGAAGCCGTTGATGAATTGTACCACCGCGCTCGGCACGCCGGCGACGTTGACGAAGTTGGAGAAGATCAGCGCGCCTACCAGCACGGCCATCAGCATGGCCGTGGTGCGCGCCGTCTCCAGCAGCAGCTTGAGCAGCGAGCGGACCGTCAGCGTGCGACGCAGCAGGGCGATGAAAAACGCGCCGGTAGCGCCGACGCCGGCAGCCTCCGTCGCCGTGAAGACGCCGAGATAGATGCCGCCGATGACCACGATGAACAGCACCAGCGTCGTCCAGACCGTGCCGAGCGCCGCGAAGCGCTCGCGCCAGGCCAGGCGCGGCCCGCGCGGGCCGGCCTCCGGCCGCAGCGTGACCACCGCGATGACCGCCAGGATGTACAGCAGGATGCCCATCACGCCCGGCACGATGCCGGCGATGAACAGCTGGCCGATGCTGGTCTCGGTGATGCTGCCGTAGATCACCATGATCACGGAGGGCGGGATCAGGATGCCGAGCGTGCCGCCGGCGGCGACCGAGCCGGCCGACAGGGAATCGGAATAGCCGTAGCGCTTCATCGAGGGCAGCGCGATCGCCGACATGGTCGCGGCGGTGGCCAGGCTTGAGCCGCAGACGGCCGCAAAGCCGCCGCAGGCGATGATGGTCGCGATGGCAAGGCCGCCGCGCCGGTGACCCACGAAGGCGTTGGAGGCGGCATAAAGCTCGCGCGACAGGCCGGCGTGGTTGACCAGGTTGCCCATCAGCAGGAACAGCGGCAGCACGGAGAGCGAATAGCTCGACAGCGTGTCCCAGGTGATCTGCGCGACCATCGCGCCGGCAGGCTTAAAGGCGATCAGGTAGCCGAAGCCGAAATAGCCGACGAAGCCGAGCGCCAGCGCCAGCGGAAAGCCGAAGAACAGCAGCAGGAAGAGTACGACGAAGCCGATCAGCGCGATGGTCATGATCCGCTGCCCTTTCGAAACAGTCCGATGAGCGCCTTGACGGCAAGGATTGCGGCGGCGGCGGCGGCAAGGCCGAGCCCGGCAGCACCGAGCATGACGACCGGCGCGATGGGGAACTTGAGGGTCGCGGTGGTGTCGCCGAAGCGGGCGAAGCGCGCCGCCATCTCCCACATGCGCAGGGCGAGGAACCCGGTGCCGGCGACCATGGCGGTCGCCACGACCAGATCGCGCAGGTGCGCCATGCGGCCGCCGAAGGCGTCCTCGAACAGGCCGACCGTCACGTGCTCGCGGCGCAGCGTCACCGAGGGCAGAGCGACGAAGACGATCGCCGCCATGGCGAGCTGGGTCATCTCGTAGGCCCAGCCGAGCGGCGCGTTGAAGAAGTAGCGGCCGACCACGTCGACGGCCGTGGAAAACATCAGGGCCAGTAGAAGCAGGCTTCCGGCGGCGCCCAGGACGGTCTCGACGATGTCGACCGGCAGCGACAGGAGCCTCGACGGGCGGTCAGAAGCGGGATCGGTTTCGGTATCAGCCATGGCAGGCCCTTTGGAGACGGCGGAGCGCCCCCCGGACCGGAAGTCCGGAGGGCGCGGGAAGAGATCACTCGGGCTTGTAGGCCTTGGCCTCGGCGATCAGCATGTCAAGCGCTGCCTTGCCGTCGACGCCCTTGGCATTGGCCTTCTCGATCCAGGCCTGGGTGATCGGCGCGGTGCGCTCGCGGATCGCGGTGGTGAACGCCTCGTCGGCAACGATGCGCTTGACGCCGTTCTTTTCCATCGTGGCGATGGCCGCTTCGTCCGTCTTGTCGAAGGTGCGGCCGCCGAGCCGGGCGAGATATTCACCGGAATGGTCCATCACGACCTTCTGGTCCTCCGGCGACAGGGCGTCGAAGGCGTCCTGGTTCATCACCGCGAACCAGACCGACGAATATAGCCCGTCCGGCACCGTCGTCTCGTAGTTGATCACGCCGCCGAGGTTGAAGCTGTCGTAGGCTTCCGAGGGCAGCAGCGTGCCGTCGACGATGCCGGCGGACAGGATCTCGTAGACCTCGTTGGCCGGAGCCGCGACATTGACGCCGCCCAGCGCCGGGTTGATGTCCTGGATCAGGCCGCCGCCGACACGGAACTTCTTGCCGTTCATGTCGTCGATGCTGTCGATCGGCTCCTTGGACGTCATGATGCGGCCCGCGCCGTGGGCGAAGATCGCCAGCAGCTTGACGCCCTCGAACTCGTTGACCTGCGCGAAATGCTTCTCGAAGGTGCGCCACAGCGCGACCGAGCGCGCCTCGCCGCTCTGGCCGACGAACGGCAGTTCCGCCGCGCCGACCAGGTCGAACCGCCCCGGCGTGTAGCCGGCGACGCCGAAAGTGATGTCGGCGATGCCGGCGACGGCGAGGTCGTACTGGCGCGGCGGAGCGCCGAGCGAGGCATCGGTCATCTGGATGTCGACGCGACCGCCGGACGCCTCGCGGATGGCATCCGCCCACGGCTTCATGGTGCCGACAACCTGGCTGTGCTGGGGCGGCAGCCAGTTGTTCATGCGAAGCACCGTCTGCGCTTCGGCAACCGACTGGTATGCGAGGGCGGCCAAGGCGACGGATGCCAGGCCAATACTCTTAAACACTTTCATGCTCTCCTCCCTAAGAATCGTCTCACCGCGAGACGGCTCGAGATCGACGGATCTCCATCGGGCCCGACGACAGGCCCGCAAGCTGATTGAGGCCCGGACTGCTGGGAAAGGTCCGCAGCGTTCCGGGATCCGCTGCCGGCTCAGCCGGCGAGCGTCGCCTTCAGGCTGGCAAGGCCGGACCTGAAGACGAAGGACATGCCCTGGGCCACGGCATCGAGCGCGTCCTCCGGCGCGTCGAAATCGCAACTCCACACCACACGGCTGCCAGCGCCGTTCGCCTCGACGCGTAGCAGGCCCTCGTGGCGAAGGAGCGGCATCGGGCTGTCCAGGATCGTGTAGCGGCAGGCCATGGCATCGACGCAGTCCAGCTGCTCTTCGACGACCTCGGCACCGTCCGGCACGACGAGGCGCCGGACCTTGCCGCCGCTTTCCGCCCGGCTCTCGACGACGCCCGGATGCCAGGCAGCCATCGCATGGAAATCGCCGATGACCTGCCAGACCACCTCCGGCGTCGCCGCAAGCTCGACTTCCTCGACTACTTTCATGGTCGCCCCTCCTCAGGCTACGCGTCTAGTAGGCGAAACAGACGGACTTGGTTTCGGTGTAGAGGTCGATCGCCGCCCGGCCCATCTCCCTGCCCATGCCGGAATGCTTGAAGCCACCGAAGGGCATGTTGGCGTCGACCGCGTTGTGGGTGTTCACCCACACTGTGCCGGCCTTGATCGCGCCGACCGCCCGCATGATCTTGGAGTAGTCGTTCGACCACACGCTGGCGCCGAGCCCGTAGACGGTGTCGTTGGCCTTGGCCAGCGCCTCGTCGAGGTCGTCGAACGGCATCGCCACCATGACCGGCCCGAAGATCTCCTCGCGCACCACCGACATGGCGTGGTTGGTGTCGACGAGAATGGTCGGACGCACGAAGAAACCGTCGCCGTCGGAGTCCGGGCCGCCGGTCGCGGCCCTAGCACCGTCGGCAAGACCCTGGGCGATGTAGCCCTTGACCCGCTCCTGCTGCCGGCGCGAGACGAGCGGGTTGATCTGATTGGCCGGATCCATGCCCGGCCCGACCTTCATCTGGGCCGCCGCGCCGGCCAGGTCGGAGACGACGTTGTCGAAAATCTTCTTGTGGACGTAAAGCCGCGATGACGCCGTGCAGACCTGGCCGTTGTTGAAGAAGATGCCGGCGGCCGCGCCCTGGGCCGCCATGGCGGGGTCGAAGTCGTCGAGCACGATCATCGGCGACTTGCCGCCCAGTTCGAGCGAGAAGCGGGTCATGTTCTTGAGCGCCGCCTCGCCGATCTTGCGGCCGACCTCGGTGGAGCCGGTGAAGGCGACCTTATCGACGCCGGGATGGGCGACGAGGCTTGCACCCGCGGTATGGCCATAGCCCGTGATCACGTTGACGACCCCGGCGGGCACGCCCGCTTCCAGGCACAACTCGGCCAGCCGCAGGGCGGTCAGCGGGGTCTCCTCGGCCGGCTTCAGCACAACCGTGCAGCCGCAGGCGAGCGCCGGTGCGATCTTCCAGACCGCCATGACGAGCGGGAAGTTCCAGGGCACGATCGCGCCGACGACACCGACCGGTTCGCGCAGCGTCATGGCGCGATACTGGACGCCCGGGGGAAAGCCGATCGAGACGTCCAGGGTCGAGCCCTCGATCTTGGTCGCCCATCCGGCCATGTAGCGGGTGAACTCCGACGAATGGCCCGCCTCGAGCATGCGCGAGATCATGATCGACTTGCCCTGGTTCATCGTCTCGATCTGGGCAAGTTCCTCGCCGTTGGCCTCGATCAGATCAGCCAGGCGCACGAGCACCTTCTCGCGGTCGGCGGGACGCATCTTCGACCATTCGCCGCCGAGCGCGGCGCGCGCGGCCTTCACGGCGCGGTCGACCTCCTGCTCCGTCGCATCCGGCACCTTGGCGATCACCAGCCCGGTCGCCGGATCGAACACGTCGATGGACGCGCCCTCACCGCGCTGGCTCTTGCCGTCGATGAAGTGGCCGTGCTCGCGGGCGAGGAAGCTGTGGGTAGCAGGATGCAGGTCAGATGGCACGTTCAGCATGATGTCCTCCCAGAGTGTCTTGACTGCCGGCGCCCCCGGTATGCGGGCGCCAGGCGGTTTTTTCAGCGCGAGGCGCGCGCCTTCCAGGCCTTGTAGGCGGCCGTGTTGTCGACGCCCTGTTCCAGGTCGTCGCGCGCCGTCAGCCACATCTTGCTCGTGGTACGCGCGAGCGGCATGTCGAGGCTCAGTCCCTCGGCAAGATCGGCCGCGATCTTGACGTCCTTGGCCAGCAGCGCGAGCGCGAAGCCGGAGGCGAAGGCGCCCTCGACGACATGCGGCTTCAGCGTCACGTCGGTGGCGAAGTTGCGCCCTGTCGAGGTGCGCATGATGTCGACCATGATTCCCTGGTCGAGGCCGAAGCGCTCGCCGACGATCAGCGCCTCGGAGGCCGCCGCGAAGCCCGCGGCGGCGACGTAGTTGTTGAGGGCCTTCATGGCATGGCCGGAGCCGAGCGGTCCGGTTTCGAAGATCTGCTTGCCCATGCCGGCCAGCACCGGCTTGGCCCGCTCGATGGCTGCCGGCTCGTCGCCGCCGACCATGATCGTCAAGGTTCCGTCATGGGCGCGCGCGACACCGCCCGAGACCGGGGCATCAATCAGATCGATCGACTTGCCCTTCAGCATGCCACCGAGTTCGCGCGTGCCGATCGGATCGGCCGAGCTCATGTCGATCACCAGCGCGCCCGGCTTCAGATGCGCAGCAAGACCGTCGTCGGCCGCGCCCAGCATGACCTTGCGCACGACGTGGCCGTCGGGAAGCATGGTGACAACGATGCTGCAGCGGGCACCGAGGTCGGCAAGGCCGGAGGCCGCGGAAACGCCGTTGTCTGCTGCGAATTTTACCGCCTTCGCCGTGTTGACGTCATAGACGACGACCGGAAAACCGGCCTTGGACAGGTTGAGCGCCATCGGCGAACCCATGTTGCCGATGCCGATGAAGCCGATCGTTTCCATCGTCCCGCTCATGCCTCCAGCCCCAGATCCTTGAGCACCTCCGAGGCGGAGCGGAAGCCGTCCACGGCCATCGGGATGCCGCAATAGATGATCGAGTGCATCAGGAGTTCACGGATCTCCTCCTTGGAGACGCCGTTGGCGATGGCGCCGCGGGTGTGGATCTTCACCTCGTGGCTGCGGCCCATGGCAACCAGCATGGCGAGCGTCAGGAGGCTGCGCGTCTTGCGGTCGAACACCGGGCGCTGCCAGGCCTCGCCGAAGCACTGCTTGGTCACCCATTCCTGCATCGGACGCGTGAAGTCGGTTGCCGCCTCGAGCTGCTTCTCGGCGCCTTCGGGGCCGAACATGGCGCGCCGCAGTTCGAGACCTCGGTCAAATTCCTCACTCATCGTATTCCTCCCGATACTGCCGGATGAGCAGATCCGGCGATTTCATTAACATGTTAATTTACTGATTTCAACCAGGCCCTGATCGGGATCGCGCCGATCGTGGCGACGCTATTCCGACCTGCCGATCGGTTTCGCTTGTCAGGAAGTCGGCCCCCTCAGCCGGGGACGCGCACGGTCAGTCCGTCGAGCTCGGCCGTGACGGTGATCTGGCATCCGAGCCGGCTGCCGGGATGCCGCTCGCCGACCGAGAATTCGAGCATTTCGTCCTCGCTATCGGATTTCGGCGGCAGGCGGGCGAGGCCGGCCTCGTCGACGAGCACGTGGCAGGTGGCGCACATGCAGGATCCCCCGCATTCCCCGACGATGCCCTCGACGCCGTTCTGCACCGCCGCCTGCATCAGCGAGGTGCCAACCGGCACTTCCAGGTCACGGCGGCTGCCGTCAGGTTCCATAAAGATGATCTTCGGCATGTGACTGTTCCCTCCCTGGCGCCGGCGAGGCGCCCTCCTCGTTCAAGCCGCGTCCAGCCAATCCTTGAGACTCGCAAGGCCGTTGCGCGCTTGGTCCGGCCGCGGTCCCGCGCCCTGCGCGATGAGCCTGCGCGCGGCCATGTGGTCGCCGGCCCGTCCGACCGACTCCACGCAGGCGAGCCGGCCTTCGCGGTAGCGCAGCACCGAGAAGGTCAGCCTGTCGGGATCGCCAATGACGATCCGCTCGTCGTCGTCCTGGCCCAGCCCGGCGATCTGCAGCTTGACCTTGCCCTGGTCGCTCCAGAACCACGGCAGCGCCGCATAGGGCCCGTGGGGCTTGCCCGCAAGGCGGGCGGCGACCAGGCGCGCCTGGTCGTTGGCGTTCTGGACCGACTCCAGGCGGATCCGGGGACCGGGTGCGAACGGATTGGGTGCGGCCGCGCAGTCGCCGACCGCCGAGATCGCCGGATCGCCAGTCCGCAGCAAGGCGTCGACGACGATGCCGTTGTCGGCTTCAAGGCCGGCTGCGGTCGCCAACTCAGAGTTCGGCACGACTCCGACACCGATTAGCACAAGGTCGGCGGGTATCCGGAGGGTTTCCGGCAGGTCCACATCGGTCACCCGCCCGGCGGTACCATTCAGCCGCGAGACCCCGGCGCCGAAGACGAATTCGATTCCCAAGGAGCGGTGATAGGCCTCGATCAATCCCGCGCATTCCGCGGAAACGGCGCGGGACAACGCCCGCGGCGCGATGTCGATGACGGTTACTTTCGCCCCCGCCAGAGCCGCCGTTGCGGCGAATTCGAGACCAATGAAGCCGGCGCCGACGACGACCACGCGGCCGGCGCCGCCCAGTTGCGAGCGGATCGCCCGCGCCTCCGCAACGGTGCGCAGGTGGCAGACGCCGTCGAGATCTGTCCCCGGAACATCGAGACTCCGGTTCCGCGCGCCGGTGGCCAGCACCAGATGGCCGTACGTGAGCCGCCGGCCGGATGCCAACCGCACAGCCCTTGCGGAGCGGTCGATTTCGACGACCCTGTCCGACGCCACCAGATCGATCCGGTTCTGCTCGAAGAACGCCGGCGGCCGGAAACACAGGCTGCCTTCCTCCACACCGTTGGCCAGATATCCCTTGGACAGTGGCGGTCGGTTGTAGGGCAGCCCTGGCTCGTCGCCGATCAGGACGATCTCGCCGGCATATCCAGACTGCCTGAGGCACGCCGCCGTCTGAAAGCCCGCATGCCCCGCCCCGGCGATCACGACACGATCTTCGACTGCCATTCACTTCACCCGCGCCCTTTAAATATCCATTTTTGTCAATTACTTGCACAGTTTCGGCGACACCCGCCACCGTCCTCGGAACGGCCAAGCCATGCCGCCCCGCCCCCAAACCCAGCCGGACCGGATGCTTGCATGAGGTATAAGTATCGGCATAATGGATTTATTCTCATAAAAAATTTGGTTTTATGGAGCTTTGTCGATGCCTGCCCCACGCTTCTCCCTTCGACAGCTCCACTATTTCGTGACGGTCGCCGAACTCGGTTCGATCCGGGATGCCTCGAGCCTGCTGAACGTTTCCCAGACGGCCCTGTCTCAGGCCCTGAGCGAGCTGGAGCGGGAGATCGGGACGACGCTGCTGCATCGCCGGCGCGCGATCGGGGCAAACCTTACCTCGGCCGGAACGATGCTGCTCGGCCGAGCTCGGGCGGTTCTCGATGCCGCCGGCGACTTCGAGGCAGCGGCTCAGAACTGGGAGCACGAGCTTGCAGGCCGGCTTGGCGTGAGCTGCTATTCGACGCTC from Polymorphum gilvum SL003B-26A1 carries:
- a CDS encoding carboxymuconolactone decarboxylase family protein yields the protein MSEEFDRGLELRRAMFGPEGAEKQLEAATDFTRPMQEWVTKQCFGEAWQRPVFDRKTRSLLTLAMLVAMGRSHEVKIHTRGAIANGVSKEEIRELLMHSIIYCGIPMAVDGFRSASEVLKDLGLEA
- a CDS encoding aspartate/glutamate racemase family protein, whose protein sequence is MTSRPGDGRPLVGLIVPPATGLVPPEPPALYGDALRFAARGLALATMTRDGYDDVIDRVEAAARALAAEGAAAVALMGTSLSFYRGAAFNDALVERMASATGLPVTTMSCAVVEALRAVGARRLAVATAYVDEVNDRLTAFLLHHGFEVLGLDSLQISAVGDVLAIGDDDLIGLGTRAFVAAPEADALLVSCGGLQTLSVTLPLEDRLGVPVISSAVAGAWAAARLIGHGGEAPGYGRLLETAPKSE
- a CDS encoding TRAP transporter substrate-binding protein, whose translation is MKVFKSIGLASVALAALAYQSVAEAQTVLRMNNWLPPQHSQVVGTMKPWADAIREASGGRVDIQMTDASLGAPPRQYDLAVAGIADITFGVAGYTPGRFDLVGAAELPFVGQSGEARSVALWRTFEKHFAQVNEFEGVKLLAIFAHGAGRIMTSKEPIDSIDDMNGKKFRVGGGLIQDINPALGGVNVAAPANEVYEILSAGIVDGTLLPSEAYDSFNLGGVINYETTVPDGLYSSVWFAVMNQDAFDALSPEDQKVVMDHSGEYLARLGGRTFDKTDEAAIATMEKNGVKRIVADEAFTTAIRERTAPITQAWIEKANAKGVDGKAALDMLIAEAKAYKPE
- a CDS encoding NAD(P)-dependent oxidoreductase — encoded protein: MSGTMETIGFIGIGNMGSPMALNLSKAGFPVVVYDVNTAKAVKFAADNGVSAASGLADLGARCSIVVTMLPDGHVVRKVMLGAADDGLAAHLKPGALVIDMSSADPIGTRELGGMLKGKSIDLIDAPVSGGVARAHDGTLTIMVGGDEPAAIERAKPVLAGMGKQIFETGPLGSGHAMKALNNYVAAAGFAAASEALIVGERFGLDQGIMVDIMRTSTGRNFATDVTLKPHVVEGAFASGFALALLAKDVKIAADLAEGLSLDMPLARTTSKMWLTARDDLEQGVDNTAAYKAWKARASR
- a CDS encoding SRPBCC family protein: MKVVEEVELAATPEVVWQVIGDFHAMAAWHPGVVESRAESGGKVRRLVVPDGAEVVEEQLDCVDAMACRYTILDSPMPLLRHEGLLRVEANGAGSRVVWSCDFDAPEDALDAVAQGMSFVFRSGLASLKATLAG
- a CDS encoding TRAP transporter large permease, whose product is MTIALIGFVVLFLLLFFGFPLALALGFVGYFGFGYLIAFKPAGAMVAQITWDTLSSYSLSVLPLFLLMGNLVNHAGLSRELYAASNAFVGHRRGGLAIATIIACGGFAAVCGSSLATAATMSAIALPSMKRYGYSDSLSAGSVAAGGTLGILIPPSVIMVIYGSITETSIGQLFIAGIVPGVMGILLYILAVIAVVTLRPEAGPRGPRLAWRERFAALGTVWTTLVLFIVVIGGIYLGVFTATEAAGVGATGAFFIALLRRTLTVRSLLKLLLETARTTAMLMAVLVGALIFSNFVNVAGVPSAVVQFINGFGLSPMGVILLLIVFYLVLGAVFDSLAMILLTVPVFFPLVVGLGFDPIWFGILVVVVVEISLITPPIGMNIFVIRTVLHNVKTTEIYKGILPFIAADFIRLALIVLLPWLVLYLPQQMAQ
- a CDS encoding alpha-hydroxy acid oxidase, whose protein sequence is MLLSLEHMRRRARRRIPRVAFDYLDGGAGDEAGVRENRAAFDRLRFLPRALRNVDAVDPSATLFGRRWALPFGIAPIGLGNLVWPGADAMVCRAARDAGLPYTLSTAGTTAIETIRGLAPETSWFQLYVAREQTIAEDLIARAEGCEVLFVTVDVPAPARRPRDIANGLSLPLKPSLRMAADIACHPRWTAAMLRAGQPRFANIERYAPGATNAQALAAFMASQSSGRVDWAYLDWLRGRWLGRLVVKGLLAPEDVCRARDAGADAVVVSNHGGRQLEASVASLTMLPEIRRAVGPDFPLLLDSGVRSGADVVKALVAGADFVLIGRAAMYAVAAAGEAGVRDLVRLFEAEIRSVMAQLGVTRTQDLDAGLAYSDFGAVSSSRP
- a CDS encoding aldehyde dehydrogenase family protein, producing MLNVPSDLHPATHSFLAREHGHFIDGKSQRGEGASIDVFDPATGLVIAKVPDATEQEVDRAVKAARAALGGEWSKMRPADREKVLVRLADLIEANGEELAQIETMNQGKSIMISRMLEAGHSSEFTRYMAGWATKIEGSTLDVSIGFPPGVQYRAMTLREPVGVVGAIVPWNFPLVMAVWKIAPALACGCTVVLKPAEETPLTALRLAELCLEAGVPAGVVNVITGYGHTAGASLVAHPGVDKVAFTGSTEVGRKIGEAALKNMTRFSLELGGKSPMIVLDDFDPAMAAQGAAAGIFFNNGQVCTASSRLYVHKKIFDNVVSDLAGAAAQMKVGPGMDPANQINPLVSRRQQERVKGYIAQGLADGARAATGGPDSDGDGFFVRPTILVDTNHAMSVVREEIFGPVMVAMPFDDLDEALAKANDTVYGLGASVWSNDYSKIMRAVGAIKAGTVWVNTHNAVDANMPFGGFKHSGMGREMGRAAIDLYTETKSVCFAY
- a CDS encoding TRAP transporter small permease, which gives rise to MADTETDPASDRPSRLLSLPVDIVETVLGAAGSLLLLALMFSTAVDVVGRYFFNAPLGWAYEMTQLAMAAIVFVALPSVTLRREHVTVGLFEDAFGGRMAHLRDLVVATAMVAGTGFLALRMWEMAARFARFGDTTATLKFPIAPVVMLGAAGLGLAAAAAAILAVKALIGLFRKGSGS
- the ilvD gene encoding dihydroxy-acid dehydratase, producing the protein MTERFTPRRTPPEGMPPRLRSRTIYTGTIRATTRSFLYGIGFDDEEIERPHVAVVHTGGEMSPCNLNLAVQAQHAKTGVYAGGGAPHECPVVSVSDGLSMAHSGMRFSLISRELIADSVEATVRGHQFDGIFGIGGCDKNLPGLMMGAVRCNVPAVVMHGGATIPGRLDGKDRNVVDTYEAIGGVLAGTVERAELDALSHACLPTAGSCPGQFTANTMGMVAEALGLAPIGSAMMPAVYSQRAAVARRAGKALVAAIERDWPRARDIVTLTALENACALVAATGGSTNAALHLPAIANEAGIAFGLPEIETIFARTPLIANLQPGGRYLARDLDAIGGTGIIIRELIAGGFIDGDALTYTGRSLAEETAGAPAPDGEIVRPCSDPISPTGGLIVLRGNLCPDGAVLKVAGLKTLVHRGKARVFDGEEACQTAVQNRRYEEGDVIVIRNEGPKGGPGMREMLGITALLYGQGMGEKVALLTDGRFSGATRGLCIGYAGPEAAAGGPLALLKDGDIVAIDARPGHATIQVELTDEELRARAAASPSTWSAPKGGLLEKYAACVGPAWRGAVTHSGNVDWPRDEEPTL